One Scomber scombrus chromosome 4, fScoSco1.1, whole genome shotgun sequence genomic region harbors:
- the LOC133978832 gene encoding golgin subfamily A member 7-like, giving the protein MAETHSLQDMRQQAAVAAKVFIQRDYTNGTVCQFQTKFPSDLETRIDKQQFEETVRTLNNLYAEAEKLGSQSYIEGCLACLTAYTVFLCMETHYEKVLKKIAKFVQEQNDKIYAPRGLLLTDPIERGLRVIEVTIFEDRSLTR; this is encoded by the exons ATGGCAGAG acTCACAGCTTGCAGGATATGAGGCAACAGGCAGCCGTAGCCGCCAAAGTCTTCATCCAGAGAGATTATACTAACGGCACCGTGTGTCAGTTCCAAACCAAGTTCCCCTCTGACCTGGAGACCCGg ATTGACAAACAGCAGTTCGAGGAGACGGTTCGGACACTGAATAACCTGTACGCTGAGGCGGAGAAGCTGGGGAGTCAGTCGTATATTGAAGGCTGTCTGGCCTGCCTCACAGCGTACACCGTCTTCCTGTGTATGGAGACTCACTATGAGAAG GTCTTGAAGAAGATTGCCAAGTTTGTCCAGGAGCAGAATGACAAGATCTACGCACCGAGAGGCCTCCTGCTCACCGACCCCATCGAGAGAGGCCTGCGAGTT ATTGAGGTCACCATCTTTGAAGACAGAAGCCTGACCAGATAA